In a single window of the Alphaproteobacteria bacterium genome:
- a CDS encoding bifunctional DNA primase/polymerase: MSYTFEHGWSMPRGFVRHEERDPRNYSLAEWQQAKRAKKDPARLKAMFQDCWAISDSRATFAHALKECGYILARGDRRGVVAVDHNGEVYAIARWVGIKTRQVADKIANTQTLPDVTAAKERSGQAHY, encoded by the coding sequence GTGAGCTATACCTTTGAGCATGGCTGGAGCATGCCCAGAGGCTTTGTTCGTCATGAAGAGCGTGATCCGCGCAATTATTCCCTGGCCGAATGGCAACAGGCCAAGCGGGCAAAGAAAGACCCGGCCAGGCTTAAGGCGATGTTCCAGGATTGCTGGGCGATCTCGGACAGCCGAGCCACCTTCGCTCACGCCCTGAAAGAGTGCGGCTACATCCTCGCACGCGGAGACCGGCGCGGCGTTGTTGCCGTGGATCACAACGGAGAGGTCTATGCCATCGCCAGATGGGTTGGGATCAAGACGCGCCAGGTTGCCGATAAAATCGCTAACACCCAAACCCTCCCGGATGTAACAGCCGCAAAGGAACGAAGCGGCCAAGCGCATTACTGA
- a CDS encoding site-specific integrase, whose amino-acid sequence MIMKLTDASVKKLEAPERGNRIHYDTEVKGFGVRVTAKGSRAFVLNYRTRAGRERRITIGSFPDWTTGAARAEAADLKRRVDGGDDPLGEVEADRGAKTVADLCQRYTAEQLPRLREGSQRDYAALIRRFILPELKHKTVAEVAFADIDGLHRKVTKSSGPYTANRMLAVASRMFALSIRWQWRTDNPCRGVERNTEEKRHRYLSGDELARLTQALAEHDDQQAANIVRLLLLTGARRGETQAARWADFDLAAGVWTKPGATTKQKSMHRVPLNAPARQLLAALREDAPAGAEYVFPGRGGEGHRQEIKTAWRRLCIAAGIVTAGKPSARLHDLRHTYASVLASAGLSLPVIGALLGHTQPATTARYAHLLDDPLRAATERAGAIVMPTAGSGEILKLRG is encoded by the coding sequence CTGATAATGAAACTGACTGACGCCAGCGTTAAGAAGTTGGAGGCGCCTGAAAGGGGCAACCGCATTCACTACGACACCGAGGTTAAGGGCTTCGGCGTTCGCGTGACGGCGAAGGGATCGCGGGCATTTGTTTTGAATTATCGGACGCGGGCCGGCCGGGAGCGTCGGATAACGATAGGCTCGTTTCCAGACTGGACAACGGGCGCGGCGCGGGCGGAGGCGGCAGACCTGAAAAGGCGCGTCGATGGCGGCGACGATCCGCTTGGCGAGGTCGAAGCCGACCGCGGTGCAAAGACGGTTGCCGACCTGTGCCAGCGTTACACCGCGGAACAGCTACCCCGTCTGCGGGAAGGCAGCCAGCGCGATTATGCGGCGCTGATCCGGCGGTTTATCCTGCCGGAATTGAAGCATAAAACGGTTGCCGAGGTGGCGTTCGCCGACATCGACGGCTTGCACCGTAAGGTCACGAAAAGCAGCGGGCCATATACCGCAAACCGAATGCTTGCCGTAGCTTCCAGAATGTTCGCGCTGTCGATCCGCTGGCAATGGAGGACCGACAACCCCTGCCGAGGCGTGGAGCGAAACACAGAGGAAAAGCGGCATCGTTATCTATCAGGCGACGAACTGGCACGGCTGACTCAGGCGCTGGCCGAACATGACGACCAGCAAGCGGCGAACATCGTCCGGCTGCTTTTGTTGACGGGCGCCAGACGCGGCGAGACGCAGGCGGCGCGCTGGGCAGACTTCGACTTGGCGGCGGGAGTCTGGACGAAACCGGGCGCGACCACGAAACAGAAAAGTATGCACCGCGTGCCACTAAATGCGCCGGCCCGCCAGCTACTGGCGGCATTGCGGGAGGATGCGCCCGCTGGCGCCGAATACGTCTTTCCAGGCCGCGGCGGCGAAGGGCACCGGCAAGAGATAAAGACCGCGTGGCGGCGCCTCTGCATCGCGGCCGGGATCGTCACCGCCGGCAAACCTTCGGCCCGCCTGCACGATCTGCGCCACACTTACGCCAGTGTGCTGGCCAGTGCGGGGCTTAGCCTGCCGGTCATTGGGGCGCTGCTGGGGCACACGCAGCCTGCAACGACGGCTCGGTACGCGCATCTGCTGGACGATCCTTTGAGGGCCGCGACCGAACGCGCCGGGGCCATCGTCATGCCGACGGCTGGCAGTGGTGAAATTTTGAAACTACGGGGTTAA